In Arthrobacter sp. QXT-31, one genomic interval encodes:
- a CDS encoding NifU family protein has translation MLGEDRPLPNSDQVGALLSAGGVKGVISGNEEEDLVRQVTERYGTALRRIMQILQNQGKLDDATLDALAADELVSDLLLVHGLHPHSLEARVAGALDSMRPYLGTHGGDVELEGISPDGVVRLKLFISQEGLASTASLRSAVEGAIGEAAPEITAIDVVEGEKPAGPSGPISVDSLVIRENTPSAGTPVASWHDMPGGTWEPVPEIAGLEPGEVAGFLVRGYPVLACRLGQDIFACHDYCPRCTGSMTGATLQRPSAEPGRGAVLCCPTCRGHFDLHRAGVCLDDKGLHLEPLPLLVRHGVLSVAVPAESVPAAPLPVVPQPPTPAEMTPVQALPVVTTAGQPDPPVTPVQGAPQLQPAAGQAGE, from the coding sequence ATGCTCGGTGAAGACCGGCCGCTGCCGAACAGCGACCAGGTTGGCGCGCTCCTCAGTGCCGGTGGCGTTAAGGGAGTGATATCCGGCAATGAAGAGGAGGACCTGGTCCGGCAGGTGACGGAGCGCTATGGCACTGCGCTTCGGCGTATCATGCAAATCCTGCAGAACCAAGGAAAGCTCGACGACGCCACGCTGGATGCGCTGGCAGCTGACGAACTGGTATCCGACCTTCTGCTGGTCCACGGCCTGCATCCCCATTCCTTGGAGGCACGGGTTGCCGGCGCACTGGACAGCATGCGGCCCTACCTTGGCACACACGGCGGTGACGTGGAGTTGGAAGGCATCAGCCCGGACGGCGTGGTTCGGCTGAAGCTGTTCATCAGCCAGGAGGGACTCGCTTCGACTGCCTCACTCAGGTCCGCTGTGGAGGGCGCCATTGGGGAGGCGGCACCGGAAATCACAGCCATCGACGTCGTCGAAGGAGAAAAACCGGCAGGACCTTCCGGGCCCATATCGGTGGACTCGCTGGTGATTCGGGAGAACACTCCGTCGGCAGGGACGCCGGTGGCGTCGTGGCACGACATGCCGGGCGGCACCTGGGAACCTGTACCGGAAATCGCGGGGCTCGAACCCGGCGAGGTGGCGGGCTTCCTGGTCCGCGGATACCCGGTGCTGGCATGCCGCCTGGGCCAGGACATCTTCGCGTGTCACGATTATTGCCCGCGGTGCACAGGCTCCATGACGGGGGCTACGCTGCAGCGGCCCTCGGCCGAACCGGGTCGCGGCGCAGTCCTCTGCTGCCCCACCTGCCGCGGCCACTTCGATCTGCACCGCGCCGGGGTGTGCCTGGACGACAAGGGCCTGCATCTGGAGCCGCTTCCGCTGCTGGTCCGCCACGGGGTGCTGTCCGTGGCCGTACCGGCCGAATCCGTGCCGGCCGCGCCGCTGCCGGTCGTCCCGCAGCCGCCGACTCCGGCGGAGATGACCCCGGTCCAGGCCCTCCCGGTGGTCACGACTGCGGGGCAGCCGGACCCGCCGGTTACTCCGGTACAGGGTGCCCCACAGTTGCAGCCGGCTGCGGGACAGGCCGGTGAGTGA